A genomic segment from Sphingopyxis sp. DBS4 encodes:
- a CDS encoding response regulator transcription factor, producing MSEQGAHIHLILPDAVERAACFRTLADRPGRIVRSFASGDAWIEAGADADCAILLFHWRQPGGVGGEALLGRIGWRSDITAFVAASRLTIAESRAILRGGAHDLLAAPLDPRIVRRTIDGAVADWAARGAALARRREAETRLAALTPRERDILDAIAAGLGNKAIARRLDLSPRTVEVHRANIMRRTDAGSVAELLRLAFIAELATNNHLHNGAASHFGAAIKAARRL from the coding sequence GTGAGCGAACAGGGCGCCCATATCCATCTGATCCTTCCCGACGCCGTCGAGCGCGCGGCCTGTTTCCGCACCCTCGCCGACCGGCCCGGACGGATCGTCCGCAGCTTCGCGAGCGGCGACGCCTGGATCGAGGCGGGCGCCGACGCCGACTGCGCGATCCTGCTTTTCCACTGGCGCCAGCCCGGCGGCGTCGGCGGCGAAGCGCTGCTCGGCCGGATCGGCTGGCGAAGCGACATCACCGCCTTCGTTGCCGCGAGCCGGCTGACGATCGCCGAAAGCCGCGCGATCCTGCGCGGCGGCGCGCATGACCTGCTCGCCGCGCCGCTCGACCCGCGCATCGTCCGCCGCACGATCGACGGCGCGGTCGCCGATTGGGCAGCGCGAGGCGCGGCGCTCGCGCGGCGGCGCGAGGCCGAAACCCGGCTCGCCGCGCTGACCCCGCGCGAGCGCGACATATTGGACGCGATCGCCGCCGGGCTCGGCAACAAGGCGATCGCGCGGCGGCTCGACCTCAGCCCGCGCACGGTCGAGGTCCACCGCGCGAACATCATGCGGCGCACCGATGCGGGCAGCGTCGCCGAACTGCTCCGACTCGCCTTCATCGCCGAGCTGGCGACGAACAATCATCTCCATAACGGAGCGGCTAGCCATTTTGGCGCGGCCATCAAGGCGGCGCGGCGCCTATAA
- a CDS encoding ACP S-malonyltransferase produces MGEQKTAIVVAPGRGTYGKGELGSIARFHGTRFPDLIANFDAQRRTRGQPTVSELDGAERFSVAAHMRGDVAAPLIYAATALDWLSIDREKYDVVAALGNSMGWYSALAIGGAVAIEDGFRISNAMGLNSQTHGPGGQILLQIVDEDWRPVPGLRETLLALVADIGARPGHALALSIDLAGMLVLAGDEAGLAALLAEAPPVPGRDPLRLAGHGPFHTPLMIGSSEKAKAELPASLFGAPAIPLVDGRGHIWRRFASDPAEIWDYTFGHQILAPYDFALSVEVAVREFAPDVVILPGPGDTLGGAIAQALIGIAWQGIASKSDFMARQAADPILLSMGRAEQRALVSR; encoded by the coding sequence ATGGGCGAACAGAAGACCGCGATCGTCGTCGCGCCGGGGCGCGGCACCTATGGCAAGGGCGAGCTTGGTAGCATCGCGCGGTTCCACGGCACGCGCTTTCCCGATCTGATCGCGAATTTCGACGCGCAGCGCCGGACACGCGGCCAGCCGACCGTCAGCGAACTCGACGGGGCCGAGCGTTTCAGCGTCGCGGCGCATATGCGCGGCGATGTCGCGGCGCCGCTGATCTATGCCGCGACCGCGCTCGACTGGCTGAGTATCGACCGGGAAAAATACGACGTCGTCGCGGCGCTCGGCAATTCGATGGGTTGGTACAGTGCCCTCGCGATCGGCGGCGCGGTGGCGATCGAAGACGGCTTCCGGATCAGCAATGCGATGGGGCTCAACAGCCAGACGCACGGGCCCGGCGGGCAGATATTGCTGCAGATCGTCGACGAGGATTGGCGGCCGGTGCCGGGCCTGCGCGAGACATTGCTCGCGCTCGTCGCCGACATCGGGGCGCGGCCGGGCCATGCATTGGCACTGTCGATCGACCTCGCGGGGATGCTCGTGCTCGCGGGCGATGAGGCGGGCCTTGCCGCGCTGCTCGCCGAAGCGCCGCCGGTGCCGGGGCGCGATCCGCTGCGGCTTGCGGGGCATGGGCCGTTCCACACGCCGTTGATGATCGGCAGTTCGGAGAAGGCGAAGGCCGAATTGCCCGCGTCGCTGTTCGGCGCGCCGGCGATTCCGCTGGTCGACGGGCGCGGCCATATCTGGCGGCGCTTTGCGTCCGATCCGGCGGAGATATGGGATTACACCTTCGGCCACCAGATTCTCGCGCCCTATGATTTCGCGCTGTCGGTCGAGGTCGCGGTCAGGGAGTTCGCGCCCGACGTCGTCATCCTGCCCGGCCCCGGCGACACGCTGGGCGGCGCGATCGCGCAGGCGCTGATCGGCATCGCGTGGCAGGGAATCGCAAGCAAGAGTGATTTCATGGCGCGGCAGGCGGCCGATCCGATCCTGCTGTCGATGGGCCGCGCCGAGCAGCGCGCGCTGGTTTCCCGATAG
- a CDS encoding response regulator transcription factor, which produces MSQKILVVEDDPTTADFIVKSLTGEGFVVDHAADGRDGLFHATDGSYDAIVLDRMLPGMDGMAVLAALRAAKVATPVLILSNLGAVDARVEGLTSGANDYLVKPFAFSELLARLKLLIARPSGGTQVETILSCEDLEMNLLSRRVTRAGRRIELQPREFRLLEYLLRHKEQVVTRTMMLEGVWEYHFDPGTNVVDVHVSRLRRKVDDGFARPLVHTIRGAGYMLGAAD; this is translated from the coding sequence ATGTCGCAAAAGATTCTCGTCGTCGAAGATGACCCGACCACCGCGGATTTCATCGTCAAGAGCCTGACCGGCGAAGGCTTTGTCGTCGATCACGCCGCCGACGGGCGCGACGGACTGTTCCACGCAACCGATGGCAGTTACGACGCGATCGTTCTCGACCGGATGCTGCCGGGAATGGACGGGATGGCGGTGCTTGCGGCCTTGCGCGCGGCGAAGGTCGCGACCCCGGTGCTCATCCTTTCCAACCTCGGCGCGGTCGACGCGCGGGTCGAGGGGCTGACCTCGGGCGCCAACGATTATCTGGTCAAGCCCTTCGCTTTCTCCGAACTGCTCGCGCGGCTGAAGCTGCTGATCGCGCGGCCCTCGGGCGGCACGCAGGTCGAGACGATCCTGTCCTGCGAGGATCTGGAGATGAACTTGCTGAGCCGCCGCGTCACGCGCGCGGGGCGCCGCATCGAGCTGCAACCGCGCGAGTTTCGGCTGCTGGAATATCTGCTGCGCCACAAGGAACAGGTCGTCACGCGCACGATGATGCTGGAGGGGGTGTGGGAATATCATTTCGACCCCGGCACCAATGTCGTCGACGTCCATGTCAGCCGCCTGCGCCGCAAGGTCGACGACGGCTTCGCGCGGCCGCTCGTTCACACGATCCGCGGCGCGGGCTATATGCTCGGCGCCGCGGACTGA
- the mprF gene encoding bifunctional lysylphosphatidylglycerol flippase/synthetase MprF, producing MTPKEDWARIGARAMAWSRANKRLLSILAALAIAMLGLSALFGLLHSVRPRAIRHAFDALSAAQIFGALALTATSYLLLTLYDCFALSVLGKRLPWRTAALASFTSYALSHNLGLALLTGGSARYRVYRAAGLGGGEIGSVIALASLAFWSGVILLAGLAAAASTHISPILHWGLSLSSLHVAGMVIVALCCIPPLLRAFGVEAIEVGGWRTPIPGPAMSAAMTLVAALDLAAASAALYILLPAPDPSAWPLFFLGYALAIVAALVSHVPGGLGVFEAVVIATVPGDKAELLAALLAYRVLYYLLPLLLAALLLAWHESRAWHAPARELAAAGQSLLRELAPPLLAALVFAGGLILLLSGSTPGDAARMHALKHLVPLPFVEASHFAASLSGTLLLFLAPGLLRRLDGAFVATRVLLVAAILFSLAKGFDYEEALILSGIATALQWSRPAFYRQTSLIDAPLSTGWIAAALTAILASVFAGFFAYKHVAYDSSLWWQFSLRGDAPRFLRALFGIAVLLAGLALWRLFAPSPRAARTAAVGFDQLAPALALADHTDAFLAFTGDKRFLLADESDAFLMYRVEGANWIVMGDPVGNEARWSDLLWKLRERADAAQGRLLLYQIGARTLPHAIDLGLAIVKYGEEARVELADFTLAGPHAKTLRHAERRAVQDGASFAVLSPAEVPDHVAELKAVSDDWLRAKGQREKAFSLGSFDPAYMAHFPCAVVRIGGRVVAFANILATANREEMSVDLMRHVANLPYGVMDYLFIRLMEYARAEGYRRFTLGIAPLAGIDGRKLAPAWARGAAFLFRHGEMLYGFGGLRSYKAKFATRWEPRYVAGPRGMAFARSMAAVHRIVSRPPAGKKAAPSSLVLA from the coding sequence CGCGCTGGCGCTCACCGCCACCAGCTATCTGCTCCTCACTCTCTACGACTGTTTCGCCCTCAGCGTGCTCGGCAAGCGGCTGCCGTGGCGCACCGCCGCGCTCGCTTCCTTCACCAGCTATGCGCTCAGCCACAATCTGGGGCTCGCGCTGCTCACCGGCGGCTCGGCGCGCTACCGCGTCTATCGCGCCGCAGGACTCGGCGGCGGCGAGATCGGCAGCGTCATCGCGCTCGCAAGCCTCGCCTTCTGGAGCGGGGTAATCCTGCTCGCAGGGCTTGCCGCCGCGGCGAGCACGCACATATCGCCGATCCTGCATTGGGGCCTGTCACTGTCTTCGCTTCACGTCGCGGGGATGGTCATTGTCGCGCTCTGCTGCATCCCGCCGCTGCTGCGCGCGTTCGGCGTCGAAGCGATCGAGGTCGGCGGCTGGCGCACGCCGATTCCCGGCCCGGCGATGAGCGCGGCGATGACGCTCGTCGCCGCGCTCGATCTCGCCGCGGCGAGCGCCGCGCTCTACATCCTCCTCCCCGCCCCCGATCCCTCGGCGTGGCCGCTCTTCTTCCTCGGCTATGCGCTCGCGATCGTCGCGGCGCTCGTCAGCCACGTCCCCGGCGGGCTCGGGGTGTTCGAGGCGGTGGTGATCGCCACCGTCCCCGGCGACAAGGCTGAATTGCTCGCGGCGCTGCTCGCCTATCGCGTTCTCTATTATCTTCTCCCGCTGCTGCTCGCCGCGCTGCTCCTCGCGTGGCACGAAAGCCGCGCGTGGCACGCGCCGGCAAGGGAACTCGCCGCCGCCGGTCAGTCGCTGCTGCGCGAACTGGCGCCGCCGCTGCTCGCCGCGCTCGTCTTCGCCGGCGGGCTGATCCTGCTCCTGTCGGGGTCGACCCCCGGCGATGCGGCGCGGATGCACGCCCTCAAGCATCTCGTGCCCCTGCCCTTCGTCGAGGCTTCGCATTTCGCCGCCAGCCTGTCGGGCACCCTGCTCCTCTTTCTCGCGCCGGGGCTGCTCCGCCGGCTCGACGGCGCTTTTGTGGCGACACGCGTGCTGCTGGTCGCAGCGATTCTTTTTTCGCTCGCCAAAGGGTTCGATTACGAGGAGGCGCTGATCCTCTCCGGCATCGCGACGGCGCTGCAATGGAGCCGTCCGGCCTTCTATCGCCAGACGTCGCTGATCGACGCGCCGCTCTCTACCGGCTGGATCGCGGCAGCACTGACCGCGATCCTCGCATCGGTCTTCGCGGGCTTTTTCGCCTATAAGCATGTCGCCTACGACAGCAGCCTGTGGTGGCAGTTCAGCCTGCGGGGCGACGCGCCGCGCTTCCTGCGCGCGCTGTTCGGCATCGCGGTGCTGCTGGCGGGGCTGGCGCTCTGGCGGCTGTTCGCGCCGTCGCCGCGCGCGGCGCGAACAGCCGCGGTCGGCTTCGACCAGCTTGCGCCCGCGCTCGCGCTCGCCGACCACACCGACGCCTTCCTTGCCTTCACCGGCGACAAGCGCTTCCTGCTCGCCGACGAAAGCGACGCCTTCCTGATGTACCGGGTGGAAGGCGCGAACTGGATCGTGATGGGCGATCCGGTCGGCAACGAGGCGCGCTGGTCCGACCTGCTGTGGAAATTGCGCGAACGCGCCGACGCCGCGCAGGGGCGTCTGCTTCTCTACCAGATCGGCGCGCGCACGCTGCCACACGCGATCGACCTTGGCCTCGCTATCGTCAAATATGGCGAGGAAGCGCGCGTCGAACTCGCCGATTTCACCCTCGCCGGCCCGCACGCCAAGACGCTGCGCCACGCCGAGCGCCGCGCGGTCCAGGACGGCGCCAGCTTCGCAGTCCTTTCCCCTGCCGAGGTGCCGGATCATGTCGCCGAACTCAAAGCCGTGTCCGACGACTGGCTGCGTGCGAAAGGACAGCGCGAAAAGGCGTTCAGCCTTGGCAGCTTCGACCCCGCCTATATGGCGCATTTCCCCTGCGCGGTGGTGCGGATCGGGGGGCGGGTTGTCGCCTTTGCCAACATTCTCGCCACAGCCAATCGCGAGGAGATGTCGGTCGACCTGATGCGCCACGTCGCGAACCTGCCTTATGGCGTGATGGATTATCTGTTCATCCGGCTGATGGAATATGCGCGCGCAGAGGGCTATCGCCGCTTCACGCTCGGCATCGCGCCGCTCGCGGGGATCGATGGACGCAAACTCGCCCCGGCGTGGGCGCGCGGCGCGGCCTTTCTGTTCCGGCACGGCGAGATGCTCTACGGCTTCGGGGGCCTCAGAAGCTACAAGGCGAAATTCGCGACCCGCTGGGAACCGCGCTATGTAGCCGGCCCGCGCGGCATGGCCTTCGCGCGGAGCATGGCAGCGGTCCACCGCATCGTCAGCCGCCCGCCAGCGGGAAAGAAAGCCGCCCCGTCGTCGCTGGTGCTGGCCTAG
- a CDS encoding HAMP domain-containing sensor histidine kinase, translating to MRRGFLQSTTVRLALALLLVQVAALALGLTIIHRFTEATILADARTAAEVARDDFAEEYRREGEAGLVRTIRDRLAARDDQNFVVLLKGPGGAPVAGNLTQWPATVGPAEPWRRISLFRAGGLAAEEMGIVTTRLPDGRVLLTGEVLEAQAQLARASQAAFLYALAAGILLAAIVAALAAWILARRVDAFARAAAAIAGGKLDARVERDETGDAFDRLGVSINAMLDRIETLVGELRMVTDSMAHDLRSPVSRLKAVLEQALGRTRDETAATALAGAIDEADSLHRLLDTALEISRAEAGIGRDQFARFALTPLLEDLAEVYGPLAEDEGFAIHVDSPGELDVIAHREMLLRALSNLIDNALKYGGGGSVIRLAAARGEGSEIALSVADDGPGIPEDRIGEAAKRFVRLDPARGGSGAGLGLSLVETIAHMHDGRMTIARAAPRGTIVTLCLPIASD from the coding sequence GTGAGGCGCGGCTTCCTGCAATCGACGACGGTCCGGCTGGCGCTGGCGCTGTTGCTCGTCCAGGTCGCGGCGCTCGCGCTGGGACTGACGATCATCCACCGCTTCACCGAAGCGACGATCCTCGCCGACGCGCGCACCGCCGCCGAGGTCGCGCGCGACGACTTCGCCGAGGAATATCGGCGCGAGGGCGAGGCCGGGCTCGTCCGCACGATCCGCGATCGGCTCGCAGCACGCGACGACCAGAATTTCGTCGTGCTGCTGAAGGGTCCCGGTGGCGCGCCGGTCGCCGGCAACCTCACGCAATGGCCCGCGACCGTCGGCCCGGCCGAGCCTTGGCGGCGAATCAGCCTGTTCCGCGCGGGCGGGCTCGCCGCCGAGGAGATGGGGATCGTCACGACCCGCCTCCCCGACGGCCGCGTGCTGCTGACCGGCGAAGTGCTCGAAGCGCAGGCGCAGCTCGCGCGGGCGAGCCAGGCGGCGTTCCTTTACGCACTCGCGGCGGGAATCCTGCTCGCAGCGATCGTCGCGGCGCTGGCCGCCTGGATATTGGCGCGCCGCGTCGACGCATTCGCCCGCGCCGCCGCGGCGATCGCGGGCGGGAAGCTCGACGCGCGCGTGGAGCGCGATGAGACCGGCGACGCCTTCGACCGGCTCGGCGTGTCGATCAACGCGATGCTCGACCGGATCGAAACGCTGGTCGGCGAACTGCGCATGGTCACCGATTCGATGGCGCACGATCTGCGTTCGCCGGTGTCGCGATTGAAGGCCGTGCTCGAACAGGCGCTCGGCCGCACGCGGGACGAAACCGCCGCCACCGCGCTCGCGGGCGCGATCGACGAGGCCGACAGCCTGCACCGCCTGCTCGATACCGCGCTCGAGATCAGCCGCGCCGAGGCGGGGATCGGCCGCGACCAGTTCGCACGCTTCGCGCTCACGCCGCTGCTCGAAGACCTCGCCGAAGTCTATGGACCGCTCGCCGAAGACGAAGGCTTCGCGATCCATGTCGATTCCCCCGGCGAACTCGATGTCATCGCGCACCGCGAAATGCTGCTCCGCGCGCTGTCGAACCTGATCGACAATGCGCTCAAATATGGCGGCGGCGGCTCGGTCATCCGGCTCGCGGCAGCCCGCGGGGAAGGGAGCGAGATCGCGCTGTCGGTCGCCGACGACGGTCCCGGCATTCCCGAAGACCGCATCGGCGAGGCGGCGAAACGCTTCGTCCGGCTCGACCCCGCACGCGGCGGTTCGGGCGCGGGACTCGGCCTGTCGCTCGTCGAGACGATCGCGCACATGCACGACGGGCGCATGACGATCGCACGCGCCGCTCCGCGCGGCACGATCGTCACGCTCTGCCTGCCGATCGCTTCGGATTGA
- a CDS encoding PDZ domain-containing protein, with protein sequence MPPAGALLLTLAAVIALAIHLVAPPHRQRSDQLPGLTYEAKRRAPRAPLALVVTSVQDNGPAAKADIAAGDVIDGIDGRPIASLSSVGRAVRSDARNGPLLHIRHKGESRYKHLPGRAPSVRPKEPHVAKDSRRRR encoded by the coding sequence ATGCCGCCCGCCGGCGCCCTGCTGCTGACGCTCGCGGCGGTGATCGCCCTCGCCATTCATCTGGTCGCCCCGCCGCACCGGCAGCGAAGCGACCAGCTTCCCGGCCTGACTTATGAGGCCAAGCGCAGGGCCCCGCGCGCGCCGCTCGCGCTGGTCGTCACCAGCGTCCAGGACAATGGTCCGGCGGCGAAAGCCGATATCGCGGCGGGCGATGTGATCGACGGCATCGACGGCCGGCCGATCGCCTCGCTTTCGTCGGTCGGACGCGCCGTACGAAGCGATGCGCGCAACGGCCCGTTGCTTCATATTCGCCATAAGGGCGAGAGCCGCTATAAGCATCTGCCCGGCCGCGCCCCATCCGTTCGCCCCAAGGAACCGCATGTCGCAAAAGATTCTCGTCGTCGAAGATGA